The Paenibacillus mucilaginosus 3016 genome includes the window CGGCCGTCTACCTCCTAAGCATGGATTGCTTCTACTGTACCTGCTGCGCTCCGGCTGAACAAGCCGGTCAAGCTAGGCGGCTCCGCCGTCCTTTAAGGACAATGCGTGCTTATAAGAAATAGGAGTAACAGAAACGAGCTGTACGATTTTTCCTTTCTGAGATTTGGAAAAAAGCCGCTTCCGGGGGTACAATGAAGTGTACGCCTCAGCCGTTTTGCAACCTTATTCCCTCTCATGTCGTCACTTTGTTATAGAGTAAGCTGCCGATGAACTTGCAGGCAGCATAACGAAAGGATCCTGGAACTTATGCCTATCCTGCATCATAGAACGCGCAGACACTGGTCAGCCGCACTGCTGCTCTGCACGATGCTCGCCGCATCCGGCTGCGTGAACCCTGCCGGGCAGTCCACCGCTCCGCCCCCTGTCCCCGGAAGCACAGAACCGGCACAGAAATCACCTTCGGAAGGAACGGCGAAGCCCCCGTCACAGCCCGCAGCGGACCCTGCCGGGAAGACGCCCGGCACAGGCTCTGCAGCCAAGCCGGACACCGGCGCTAAAGATCAGCCCGCCCCTGCGGAGAAACCGCCGGCCGTCCAGGTCGCCGCGGAGCCCGCTTCCATCGCGGTGCTCGTCAACAAAACGAACAAACTGCCGGAGAACTACCGTCCGGCGGATCTCGTAGACCCGAAGATTCCGTTCATCTTCGAGGAGAAGCTCGAGAAGCGCAAGATCCGCAAGGAAGCCGCGGAGCCGCTCGAGAAGCTGTTCGCCGCGGCCGAGAAAGCGGGTCTGCCGCTGTCCGGCGTATCGGCCTACCGTTCGCATGAAACGCAGAAGACACTGTATACCAACTATGTGCTGAAAGACGGCGAAGAAGCCGCAAACAAGTACAGCGCGAAGCCGGGTCACAGCGAGCACGAGACGGGCCTGGCGATCGACGTCACGAGCCGCAGCGGCAAGTGTGCCGCAAGCGACTGCTTCGGGGCGACGAAGGAAGCCGCCTGGCTGGCGTCGCACTCCCACGAGTTCGGCTTCATCATCCGCTATCCGAAGGGCAAGGAATCGATCACGGGCTACCAATACGAGCCGTGGCACCTGCGGTACGTCGGGCAGGAAGCTGCCTCCGCCATTACCAAGGGCGGCCTGACGCTGGAGGAATACCTAAGCGGCGCCGCGCCGGTCTCCAAGCCGTAAGAAAGAGTGGTCAGCCCTGCGCACGCAGCAGCCAAACCAAAGAAGCCTCACCTTCCCATTCAGGGAAGGTGAGGCTTCTTGTTACGTCCGGCACGCTGTGTTATCTTGCCAGGCTGAAGTCGAAGAAGAACGGCGCGCGTGCGCCCAGAAGCACATCGTAGATCTCGTGATTCGTCTGCGTAATGCCCGTAAGCATCTGCTTGTACGGCCGGTCGGCAACATTGAGGAGACCGGAGTTGTACCGCTCCCCGTACAGCCCGGACCAATAGCGGCCGGTAGCCGCCTGATCGACGTAGTTGAACCAGTGCGCCCCGACGACGAATCCGAGCGACGCCGCGCCCTCCACATAATTGCGGTAGCGCAGCTGCCGGTCGTTCTCGGTCAGCGCAGAGCCGGCTACGATCGCCTTGAGCCCCTGCTCCGCCGTACCGAAGCTGAACTCGCTGAGGAGAATCGGACGTCCGCCGGATTTGGCGTACACGTCGTTCATCATCGTTTTGTCCAGCGAGTAGCTGTAGTGGTTGATCGAGATCACATCCACATACTTGCCTGAAGCGGCGGCGAGGAATCCGCGCACCTTCACGTTCTGCGATGGCGTGGTCAGCCACCGGTCACCGAGCAGCAGGTGGTTGCTGTCATACTTGCGGAAGAGCTTGTTCACCGTGCCGTAGAACGTATCGAGATACATCTTGAAGAAATGGTCCATATCCGTGGTCGGCGCCCCGGTCTTCGTAATGAGCTCAGCTTCCTTCAGCTCCTCGAACGAGTAGAACTTCGTCCCCCAAGCCGTATTGAAGGCACCGATCGTCACGTACTTTTCCTGCAGGTACTGCACGAGACGGCCCTTGATCGCCGCCGTGCTCGCCTTCAGCTTCGGCACGGTCGTATTGAACACATGATAATCGTACTCGTTATCGATGAAGTAGCCGATGAGCAGCGGATCGTCCTTCAGCGCGGGAAGCATGCTCGCGAACGCCTTGTCCATGAGCGCTTCGGCATTCGGCGCATAAATATCAAAGAGCGAGATGCCAGGCAGCTTCGCCCAGGTCATATTCGCGAGCGGCAGCATCGCCGTGTACGGGAAGCTGTTCTCCTGGGCAAAGTTCGTCGGCGCCCAGGCGCCCGCCCCGTTGAAGCCCCACTTCTTGATCCGTTCGACCGCTTCCGTATAGAAGCTGCTGCCGAGCACGAATTTGCCGGTTTTGCGGTACTTGTTGGCCACATAATAGGAGAAGTTATCCTGCGAATTGATGAACGCAGGCTTATACTCGCTCGAGTAGCTCGGCAGCCATTCATACTGGTCTTCGCGCCCTGCCACCATCGTGTAGGTCTCGTTCGGCGTAATGCCGTTCATCCCGAGGGAGAAATAAATGTTGCCCTCCGGCGTGGTCATCACCTTCCGCCCGGCGGCCTCCTGAATCCCGAAGAAGCCGGTGGCGGCCAGGCCGTACTGCGCGGCGCTGCCGGCAAGCCCCCCGAAGCGGTCCCGGTTCTGCGGCTCCTGCAGCGATCCGTAATAGAGCTCGTCCGCCTGCACGTCCGCTTTCAGCTCCGCATCGCTTCTGACCTTGGACGGGAAGTCGGCGGACACCATCTGGCCGTACCGGTCCACCTGGATGCTGGTGTTCCCGTTCACCGTAAATGTGCGCACCGGGCTTTTTTCGTAGCCGCTCTTGACCGCATAAGTCTCCAGCTCCTTGTACCCCGTCAGTACGATCGGTGCGGTGTACGGCTGGAAGGCGGAGGCCGCATCGCTGCGGTAGTAGATCTTGGCCGGGCTCGCCGGCGAAGTCAGCGTCACATTCATGGCGCCGGAGGCCAGGGAAGTCTGCAGATCGACCGAAGCGGTATGCTGGTTTATCGTGATCTTGGACATCTGGGGCGTCCAGGCCTTGGCGGTGCCGCTCATCTCCACCTTAAGATAGCGGGTGCCGGCCGGCAGTCCCCAGGCTTCATAAGCATACTGCTGCCAGTTCGAGATCGCCTTGCCGACCGGATAGATCGTCGTGGCTGCCTCAGTATACGTCTTGCCGTCCGCCGATGCGTAGATCCGCTGGGGCTCCATCGCCACGCCGGTGAAAAAGTGGGTGTAGACGGTGAACGAGCGGATATCCTGATCGAGCTTGTACAGGACATGCCCGGGGGCCGTCGTGCTCCGCGTCATCCGTTTGGTATCCCCGCCGAAGTAAGCCGAATCGGCCCCTTCGATGCGCATATTGGCACGGCTGGCGAGCTTCGTGAAATCGGCAAGCTCATCCACCAGGCCTGACGGCGGCAGCGCCGGAGTCACCTTCAGGAACGGGGCCGTGGCACCGGTCTCGCGGCTCGCCAGGGTGGTCATCCGGTCCGCTGCGTTCACGATCGCCAGGCTCAGCTCGGTCTTCCCCAGCGCCTTCTGCTCCCGGGCATAGGCCGTGATATCGAATTGGAGCCAGCCGGCCGGAGCCATCTCGAGCGTCTGCTCGGTGAGCGGCTGCACCGCCGTCCGGTTCAGGGGCTTGTTCGTATACTTGAGCGTGCTCTCGGTCCAGGCACCGGCGACCGGATACACCTGCAGTCTGGCCGGTGTCCGGACCGTGTCGTTCGTTGAGGCGTAAACGTTAAGCGTCACGGACTGTGCGTCTTCGCCGATGCTCGTCAGGTTGAATTTCATATAGGAGTGGCGGTCCCGGCTCGATTTGGCCTGCAGGGCGGCGGCGGTGCCGTAATTCGTCGCGGATGCGCCGCTGTCGACGAAAGCATCCTCCTTGGCGGCAACCACCGGCTTCTCCGCACTCTGTCCCACGTATCGGAACGTCGAGACATTGCCCGTAACCGTCGCACCGTCCGGAGCCGTCATTTCGGCCGCAGCTTTGAGCAGCAGATAGTCTGCCACAGGGACCGGAGACTCATACTTCCGGCGGGTGCCGGAGGTCAGAGGATCGCTGCCGTCCGTCGTATAGTAGATCGACGCGCCCGGAGTCGCCGAGCTGAGAGCCGCAAAACTGCCTTCCTCGACAATGCCCGCAGGAAGCGAAGAGCGTACAGCCGCCGGTCCGTTCAGCACCACTTTGCCGATCGACGGGGCCTTGGCCAGTACCGCTGAAGAGTATTGAATCTTGAGGTACCGGGTCTCAGCCGGCAGGCCGGTCAGCTCATAGGCCAGCTGATTCAGATTGCCCCCGTTGTCATACATCTCGGGGAACACCTTCGTATACTTGATGCCATCGCTGGACACGAAAAAGTAAGGGTGGTCATAAGGCTTGTACGCCGGATTATAATAAGCATTGACGGTGAAAGACTGCAGCGGACTGTTCGTGCGGTAGACGACGAACTCGCTGAAGGCGGAGGATTTCTTGATCCGCGTCGGGTCGTCCGCATCCGCAGCCACCTGCAGACTCAGCGTACCGGCATATTTGTAGGTGCGGCTCCAATCCTTCAGCTCGTCCACGACGATCTCGGAAGCTCCGCTGCCCAGAGCGGAAGATGGGATCAGGGAGGCGAACAGGGAAAGGGACAGCAGCGAAGGCAGTATCGGTTTAAACCGCTTGGTCATTATTGATCCATCCATTCTCGTTGGATTTTGGGAGTACAGTTATAGAAAGAACGTTCTATATAACGAACATCCGACTGCACAAAGCTCTTTCTTCCGAGAATACCGCAGCTGCCGAGTGGAGTTGGAGGAAGTCGATGAATGGGATGCATAATTGTCGATTTTGGTCGAATAACGAATGATCCATCTCATTATAACTGCGCATTCTCTCTTATACCATCGGCAAAATTCGACTTTCATTTCATAGTTCACCCCAAAAAAACCAAAAAAGAGGTGCCTAAGCACCTCTTTCCTCTCTATCCTTATCTTCCCTCAACTAAGGTCTCATGCCTTGAGACCCCCATCCTCCCAGCCCTTCTACTCCTGGAATGGACCTGTCTTGCCCATCACGACATCATAGATCTTGCTGTGGGTGGCCATGATCCCCTCGAGCAGCTGCTTATAGGGGCGGTCGGCCACGTTCACCAGGCCCGAGTTATAGCGTTCTCCGCCATAGCCCTCCCAGTACCGGCCCGCTGCCGCCTGGTCCACATAATCGAACCAGTGGGCGCCGACCACATAACCGAGGGCTGCGGCCCCTTCCACATAGCTGCGGTACCGGAGCTGACGCTCATGCTGGCTGGCCGCCGACCCCGGCACGATCGGCTTCAGGCCCTGTTCCGCCGTTCCGAAGCTGAATTCGCTGAGCAGGATCGCCTTGCCGCCCGACTTCGTATGCACATCGTTCAACATGTCCTTATCCAGCTGCGCGCTGTAATGGTTGATCGAGATGGCGTCGAGATATTTGCCGGAGGCTTCGGCGAGCAGTCCCCTCACCCGCACATTGGCCGCCGTCATGGTAATCCAGCGGTCGCCGAGCAGCAGATGGTTTCCGTCATACTGGCGGAACAGGCGGGAGACCGTGCCGTAGAACGTATCGAGGTACAGACGGAAGAACGCGTCCATATCGAGATACGCCTGTCCCGGGCGGACCGTCAGCTCGGCGTCATACAGCTGGTCGAACGAAGTATAAGGCGTCGCCCATGACGCGTTGAAGGCCTCCATCGTGACATATTGGCTGCGCAGCATGTCTACCAGCTTGCGCTTCATCGCCGTATGGCCCTTGAGCTTCGGCACCGCCGTATGGAATTTGTGATAGTCGTACTCGTTATCGATAAAATAGCCGATCAGCATCGGGTCATCCTTCAGCGCAGGCAGCGCGGCGGCGAAAGCCTTATCCATCTGCTCCGCGGCGCCCGGCGCGAAGATATCGAAGAGCGAGAGGCCGTCCAGCTTGCCGGCGGTAACGCTGGCCATCGGGAGCATCACCGTATAAGGGAACGATTGGCCGCGGACCACCTGAACCGGGGTCCAGGCGCCGGCCCCGTTGAAGCCCCACTTCTTCAGCCGTTCCACCGCTTCCGTATAGAAGCTGACCGTGGAAGGAATCCGTCCGGTCTTGCGGAATTTGTTTGCGAGATAATACGAGAAGTTGTCCTGCGAGCCGAGGAAGGCGGCGCGGTATTCACCGGTAAACTGCGGGATCCATTCGAAGTTATGCTCCCTGCCGGTCACCTTCGTATACGTTTCGTTCGGTGTAATGCCGTTCATCCCCAGAGAGAAATACACATTTCCCTCCGGCGTGGTCATCACTTTGCGCCCTCCCGCCCTGCGGATATCGAAGAATCCGGTTTTGGGGATCCCGTAGGTCCAGGAGCTTCCCTTAAGCCCCCCGTACGCATCCCGGTTTGCGGGAGCCTGCAGCGAGGCATAGTACGCTTCGTCCGCCGCCGCATCTGCGGCAAGCTCCTCATCCGACCGGACCTTCCCTGCAAAATCCGTGGAGATCACTTGGCCGTAGCGGTCGATCTGCGCCTGTCCGGTCGCGTTGATCTTGAAATGGCGGACCGGGCTGGCCTCCAACCCATTCTTGACGGCATACGCCTCGATTGTGTGATAGCCTGACAACGTGATCGGTCCGGGGTAGGTCTTGAAGCCGCCTTCCCCGTCAGTGCGGAAGAAAATCTGCGCCGGGGCGGACGGTGTCGACAGCTCGACCTTCAGCGAGCTGTCCCCCGGAGCCGTGTTCACCTGTACCGATGAGGTATGCTGGTTAAGACTGGCCCTCGACAGCTGCGGCGTCCAGGATTTGCTGTCGCCGGACATCTCCACTTTGACATACTGCGTCCCTTCAGGCAGCGAGGAAGCTTCATAGATATACTGCTGCCAATTCCCTGCGGCCGAACCCGAAGGGTACACTGTGGCCGGCAGCTCCTTGTAAGTCACCCCATCGGCAGAAGTATAGAGCCTGTTGTGAACGATCGGGATTCCCGTATAGAAGTAGCTCGATACCATGAACGACCGCACGCCCGATTCCAGCCTGTACACGATGAAGCCGGGCTGTGTGCTCAGCCGGGTAAAGCGGCTGCCGTCCCCGCCGAAGTAAGGGGCGTCGTTCGTGGAGATCAAGATATTCGAGCGCTTGTACAGCAGGGCGAAGGAGTCCATCCCGTCGACCACACCGGATGGCGACAAGCCGCCCCCGGACGTAATCTTCAGGAACGGGGCGCGGTCCCCGGTTTCTCTCGAGGCGATCTGCGTCGTTCCCTGGGTACCGTTGCGCAAGGCCAAGGTGATCGAGGTCCGCCCGAGCGCCTTCTGCTCTCTCGCATACTCGGTCACATCGAACTGCATCCAGCCCGGCAGACCGTAAGCGAGCGGCTTGACCGCAAGCGGCGTATCCGACAGGAGAGCCGGCCGGCTCCGGTAGGTGACCGAAGCCTCGTCCCAGCCGCCGGCAGCCGGGTACAGCTGCAGGCTCGCCGGCTCGCGCGTGCTGTCCGAAGCATAGCCGTGCAGCAGCAGCTTCGCGGTATCCGAGAGGGCATTGAAGTTCTGGAGGCTGAAGGTGAAATAGGCATCCTTGACCCGGCTGTGCCGGACGCCCAGGTTCTGAGCGCTGCCGAAGGCCTTGTCCGGCTGGGCCTCGTCCACCATCGTATCGGCAGCGGCCGCGACCCGGATATCCTCCGGCCCCATCGCCGCATAATTGAATCTCGAGATCCGCCCGCCGATCTTCCGGCCCATCCCGTCGGTGATCTCGGCGTGTGCGGCCAGATCCAGCACCTCCGAGGCCGGGATCTCCAGCGGGGCTGTATACAGTTTGCGTGCCGAAGAGGTCTTCGGGTCCGTGCCGTCGGTCGTGTAATAGATCGAGGCGCCTGCCGTAGGTGTCGACAGGGCCACCTGGGTGCCGAGCGCAGCGATCCCCGAATAGACCGAAGCCTGTACGGAAGCCGGGCTGCCGAGCACGACCTTGCCGATCGAAGGGGATTTGAGGATGACCCCTCCTCTATAACGAATCTTGAGATAACGAGCACCTGCCGGAAGATCCGAAGCCTCATAGACAAGCAGGTTCAGATGGCCTCCGTCCTCATACTGCTGCGCGATAACTTCCTGGTAATTGACGCCGTCCGAGGAAGTGAAGAATTGGAGATGGTCATACGGTTTGTACAACTCATTGATGTAGGTATACACGGTGAACGACCCGAACCCGTAGGGAGCCTGATAGATCAGATATTCGTTATAAGCGGCGCTCCGCTGCACACGCGTAGGATCGTCGGCATTGGTCATATTGGAGAGCAGGCTTAATGTGGAGGACCGCTTGTACGCCACATCCCAGCTTTGAAGTTCGTCAATCACAGCCGGGGGCCTGGTTTCTGCAGATGCTGCTGGAGGAGGGAGAGCCGGCAGACCGATCAGGATGGCGCTCAGCAGCAGTCCGGTTCGGACTCTAATCTTATTCATCATGAGGGCAGCATCCTGCTTTCATGCTTACGGCTTGCGGATGTACCTGAGTTCATTACAGTATCGATCTCCTTTGGTTTTCTTTTTTTATCTTTGTTTGTGTTGGTCTCCAATCCTAAAGATAATTTTACATTTGGGAAGGGCGAACGGCCTTGAATTTTTTGTCGATTATCAGGAATTATATGTCGGAGCCGCACGAAAGGACACGGCGTCCGTTCTCTTTAGCCCTATGCAAGTCATTTTTTGTAAGAAAAAAAAGAAAATCCCCTGCCTGACGGCTAGGGGATCGAATGATACTTCCTCGACGGAGAAGCCGCTTCCTGCTGCTCCTTATTCTGTTTGCGGAATTCAGTTGGCGTGACGCCGTGCGTATCCCGGAATACGCTCGCAAAGTAATTCGGATCGTCATACCCCACACCGGCCGCCACCTCGGAGATCAGCAGATCGGTACCCGTGAGGAGCCTTTCCGCCTGCTCCATGCGCAGGCGGGTCAGACAGCCGGAGAACGTCTCCCCGGTTTCCCGCTTGAAGAGCTTGCTGAAGTAGGCCTGGCTCATGTGAAAGCGCTCCGCCATGTCGCTGGCGCTGCAGGCTTCCATATAATGCTTCTGCAGGTATGCCAGCGTCCGGCGGATAATGCCCCGGTCCGCATGGGAAGGCCGGCTGCCAAGCCCCTTCGCCATGCGGGCGAGCGCACCCCCGGCCCATTCCGCGGCCTCCTGTGCCGTGAAGAGCGCAAGCACCTGCTCGAGACAGGCTTCATAATCGAACTCGGGCGCGCTCGGCCCGAGCTGGCGCTTAAGCGACGCATGGGCTCCGGTGACCAGCCGCAGGGCCTCCAGCTTGGCTTCGGCCGGCGGCAGGAAGGCCAGCTGCTCGGCGAGCGAAGCGGCCTCCCGCTTCCAGAGAGCGAACCTGCCGCTCTGCAGGTATTCCCTCCACCGCGCCTGACGCTCGGCGGCCGGCCCGGGCTCCGCAATGCCGGCAGGCTCCGGCTCCTGGGCCGCCTGCCGCCTCTCTTTGACCAGACTATGGACGTAGGCCCTGCGGAGCAGTCTCAGAATTCTCTCCTGGCTGCAGGGCTTTGCGATCATGTCAAAGATCCCATGCTTCCAGGCCGCCTCCGCCTCCGCAAGCTCCTTATCTTCCGTCATCACGACAAGCAGCGGCTTCACCCGGAGCTCCTGCAGACGCCGGGCCAGCTCGGCGCCGTCCAGCCCGGGCGTTGCCAGATCGCACAGAATCAGATGGGGACGGGTCTGCCGGATTTGCTCCCAGGCCTGCTCGCTGCTGCCGGCCTCGCCTACGACCGACCAGCCTGTCCCGCTGCCTTCGACTAACGTGCGCAGCCAAGTCCGGAAGAATGGCTGCCCATGGGCTATAAGCAATTTCCTTTTCAACATTCGGTCCCCTTTGGTTCTACCGGCGGAGTTTCTCGGGTGCGATTAGGAATAGGAACGGCGGTGCCGCTGCCGGTGGTTTATATTTCCATTGTACACGAACAAGGTGCGAACGTCATGATGC containing:
- a CDS encoding M15 family metallopeptidase, encoding MPILHHRTRRHWSAALLLCTMLAASGCVNPAGQSTAPPPVPGSTEPAQKSPSEGTAKPPSQPAADPAGKTPGTGSAAKPDTGAKDQPAPAEKPPAVQVAAEPASIAVLVNKTNKLPENYRPADLVDPKIPFIFEEKLEKRKIRKEAAEPLEKLFAAAEKAGLPLSGVSAYRSHETQKTLYTNYVLKDGEEAANKYSAKPGHSEHETGLAIDVTSRSGKCAASDCFGATKEAAWLASHSHEFGFIIRYPKGKESITGYQYEPWHLRYVGQEAASAITKGGLTLEEYLSGAAPVSKP
- a CDS encoding DUF7594 domain-containing protein, which codes for MTKRFKPILPSLLSLSLFASLIPSSALGSGASEIVVDELKDWSRTYKYAGTLSLQVAADADDPTRIKKSSAFSEFVVYRTNSPLQSFTVNAYYNPAYKPYDHPYFFVSSDGIKYTKVFPEMYDNGGNLNQLAYELTGLPAETRYLKIQYSSAVLAKAPSIGKVVLNGPAAVRSSLPAGIVEEGSFAALSSATPGASIYYTTDGSDPLTSGTRRKYESPVPVADYLLLKAAAEMTAPDGATVTGNVSTFRYVGQSAEKPVVAAKEDAFVDSGASATNYGTAAALQAKSSRDRHSYMKFNLTSIGEDAQSVTLNVYASTNDTVRTPARLQVYPVAGAWTESTLKYTNKPLNRTAVQPLTEQTLEMAPAGWLQFDITAYAREQKALGKTELSLAIVNAADRMTTLASRETGATAPFLKVTPALPPSGLVDELADFTKLASRANMRIEGADSAYFGGDTKRMTRSTTAPGHVLYKLDQDIRSFTVYTHFFTGVAMEPQRIYASADGKTYTEAATTIYPVGKAISNWQQYAYEAWGLPAGTRYLKVEMSGTAKAWTPQMSKITINQHTASVDLQTSLASGAMNVTLTSPASPAKIYYRSDAASAFQPYTAPIVLTGYKELETYAVKSGYEKSPVRTFTVNGNTSIQVDRYGQMVSADFPSKVRSDAELKADVQADELYYGSLQEPQNRDRFGGLAGSAAQYGLAATGFFGIQEAAGRKVMTTPEGNIYFSLGMNGITPNETYTMVAGREDQYEWLPSYSSEYKPAFINSQDNFSYYVANKYRKTGKFVLGSSFYTEAVERIKKWGFNGAGAWAPTNFAQENSFPYTAMLPLANMTWAKLPGISLFDIYAPNAEALMDKAFASMLPALKDDPLLIGYFIDNEYDYHVFNTTVPKLKASTAAIKGRLVQYLQEKYVTIGAFNTAWGTKFYSFEELKEAELITKTGAPTTDMDHFFKMYLDTFYGTVNKLFRKYDSNHLLLGDRWLTTPSQNVKVRGFLAAASGKYVDVISINHYSYSLDKTMMNDVYAKSGGRPILLSEFSFGTAEQGLKAIVAGSALTENDRQLRYRNYVEGAASLGFVVGAHWFNYVDQAATGRYWSGLYGERYNSGLLNVADRPYKQMLTGITQTNHEIYDVLLGARAPFFFDFSLAR
- a CDS encoding DUF7594 domain-containing protein, encoding MMNKIRVRTGLLLSAILIGLPALPPPAASAETRPPAVIDELQSWDVAYKRSSTLSLLSNMTNADDPTRVQRSAAYNEYLIYQAPYGFGSFTVYTYINELYKPYDHLQFFTSSDGVNYQEVIAQQYEDGGHLNLLVYEASDLPAGARYLKIRYRGGVILKSPSIGKVVLGSPASVQASVYSGIAALGTQVALSTPTAGASIYYTTDGTDPKTSSARKLYTAPLEIPASEVLDLAAHAEITDGMGRKIGGRISRFNYAAMGPEDIRVAAAADTMVDEAQPDKAFGSAQNLGVRHSRVKDAYFTFSLQNFNALSDTAKLLLHGYASDSTREPASLQLYPAAGGWDEASVTYRSRPALLSDTPLAVKPLAYGLPGWMQFDVTEYAREQKALGRTSITLALRNGTQGTTQIASRETGDRAPFLKITSGGGLSPSGVVDGMDSFALLYKRSNILISTNDAPYFGGDGSRFTRLSTQPGFIVYRLESGVRSFMVSSYFYTGIPIVHNRLYTSADGVTYKELPATVYPSGSAAGNWQQYIYEASSLPEGTQYVKVEMSGDSKSWTPQLSRASLNQHTSSVQVNTAPGDSSLKVELSTPSAPAQIFFRTDGEGGFKTYPGPITLSGYHTIEAYAVKNGLEASPVRHFKINATGQAQIDRYGQVISTDFAGKVRSDEELAADAAADEAYYASLQAPANRDAYGGLKGSSWTYGIPKTGFFDIRRAGGRKVMTTPEGNVYFSLGMNGITPNETYTKVTGREHNFEWIPQFTGEYRAAFLGSQDNFSYYLANKFRKTGRIPSTVSFYTEAVERLKKWGFNGAGAWTPVQVVRGQSFPYTVMLPMASVTAGKLDGLSLFDIFAPGAAEQMDKAFAAALPALKDDPMLIGYFIDNEYDYHKFHTAVPKLKGHTAMKRKLVDMLRSQYVTMEAFNASWATPYTSFDQLYDAELTVRPGQAYLDMDAFFRLYLDTFYGTVSRLFRQYDGNHLLLGDRWITMTAANVRVRGLLAEASGKYLDAISINHYSAQLDKDMLNDVHTKSGGKAILLSEFSFGTAEQGLKPIVPGSAASQHERQLRYRSYVEGAAALGYVVGAHWFDYVDQAAAGRYWEGYGGERYNSGLVNVADRPYKQLLEGIMATHSKIYDVVMGKTGPFQE
- a CDS encoding helix-turn-helix domain-containing protein, whose translation is MLKRKLLIAHGQPFFRTWLRTLVEGSGTGWSVVGEAGSSEQAWEQIRQTRPHLILCDLATPGLDGAELARRLQELRVKPLLVVMTEDKELAEAEAAWKHGIFDMIAKPCSQERILRLLRRAYVHSLVKERRQAAQEPEPAGIAEPGPAAERQARWREYLQSGRFALWKREAASLAEQLAFLPPAEAKLEALRLVTGAHASLKRQLGPSAPEFDYEACLEQVLALFTAQEAAEWAGGALARMAKGLGSRPSHADRGIIRRTLAYLQKHYMEACSASDMAERFHMSQAYFSKLFKRETGETFSGCLTRLRMEQAERLLTGTDLLISEVAAGVGYDDPNYFASVFRDTHGVTPTEFRKQNKEQQEAASPSRKYHSIP